From bacterium, the proteins below share one genomic window:
- a CDS encoding alanine--tRNA ligase, whose protein sequence is ESPFYATGGGQVADTGLLALGGWELPVLEVTRRGSRLCHRVALPAGLSREALIAELGALPLEARVDAGRRQAIARAHTATHLLHAALHAVVGEEATQAGSWVGPDSLRFDFNHYRALRVEELVAVEQQVGEWVLANLPVRHETLPIAAAMARGAMALFGEKYGEEVRVVSVGEVSLELCGGTHLVASGAIGQLLITAEGSVASGVRRLEALTGLAAQRAGSLSRRTLSALAQRLHVAPEQAEESLADLIEERQRLRRDLEALRAAQAAARSEELLAPAGSFGGIAVLRGELKAEQPKELRRLADSLRGKLNGALAVLLAEAGGKSSFLLLVPDGLAAAGLHAGRLAEQVAQRLGGRGGGSATLAQAGLSGPEQFAAVLAALGETLAAQAGGES, encoded by the coding sequence GAGAGCCCCTTCTATGCGACGGGGGGCGGCCAGGTCGCCGACACGGGCCTGCTCGCGCTGGGCGGCTGGGAGCTGCCCGTCCTCGAGGTGACGCGCCGTGGCAGCCGCCTCTGCCATCGCGTTGCACTCCCCGCGGGCCTGAGCCGCGAGGCGCTGATCGCCGAGCTGGGGGCGCTGCCGCTCGAGGCCCGCGTCGATGCCGGCCGCCGCCAGGCGATTGCGCGCGCGCACACGGCGACCCACTTGCTGCACGCGGCGCTGCACGCCGTCGTCGGCGAGGAGGCCACGCAGGCCGGCAGCTGGGTGGGGCCGGACAGCCTTCGCTTCGACTTCAACCACTACCGCGCCCTGCGGGTCGAGGAGCTGGTCGCGGTGGAGCAGCAGGTGGGCGAGTGGGTCCTCGCCAACTTGCCCGTGCGCCACGAGACGCTGCCGATCGCCGCGGCGATGGCGCGCGGCGCCATGGCGCTCTTCGGCGAGAAGTACGGCGAGGAGGTGCGCGTCGTCTCCGTCGGCGAGGTCTCGCTCGAGCTCTGCGGCGGCACGCACCTGGTGGCCAGCGGTGCCATCGGGCAGCTCCTCATCACGGCCGAGGGCAGCGTGGCCAGCGGCGTGCGGCGCTTGGAGGCGCTGACGGGACTCGCGGCGCAGCGCGCGGGGAGCCTGAGCCGCCGCACCCTGAGCGCGCTCGCGCAGCGACTGCACGTGGCGCCGGAGCAGGCCGAGGAGAGCCTGGCCGACTTGATCGAGGAACGCCAGCGGCTGCGCCGCGACCTGGAGGCCCTGCGCGCGGCGCAGGCGGCGGCGCGCAGCGAGGAACTGCTGGCACCGGCCGGCAGCTTCGGCGGCATCGCCGTGCTCAGGGGCGAGCTCAAGGCCGAGCAGCCCAAGGAGCTGCGCAGGCTCGCCGATTCGCTGCGCGGCAAGCTGAACGGTGCCCTCGCCGTGCTGCTGGCCGAGGCGGGCGGCAAGAGCTCCTTCCTGCTCCTCGTACCGGACGGCCTGGCGGCGGCGGGGCTGCACGCCGGCCGGCTCGCCGAGCAGGTCGCACAGCGGCTCGGCGGCCGCGGCGGCGGCAGCGCGACCCTCGCGCAGGCCGGGCTCAGCGGACCCGAGCAGTTCGCGGCCGTCCTCGCTGCTCTCGGCGAGACCCTGGCCGCCCAGGCGGGGGGAGAATCGTGA